One Nostoc sp. CENA543 genomic window, ACTTTCAGGTTCAGCATCTTGTTGATTTTGTGAAGTGAAAAATTCATTAAATTTAGTCTGCAATTCCTGCCCATTACTAAAAGGAATCGTTACCACAACTTCTTCTCTAGAAATGCGTTTAGCTTTACCATCTAGTTTACGAGCGCGGTTTTCAATACTATTTAACCATTCATAAACATAATCACCGCTAAAACTAGTGAGTCTTTGTTCTAATCTAATGTGTTGTATTAGTTCACCACTATTAGAATTATTAAAATTCACCCCAATATCATACTGAACACAACCCGATAATAGTATTGATATAGACAATACTAAAGGCAAAATTTTACGACTATTAAATCTAAATAAATTAAATGCTCTACTTAAAGACTTTATTCCTTGCCAGAAACTAGAATAATTCATTAAATATACTCCTCCTAAAAATCACATAAAAATCTAATCTCTTCCCAGTCCCCAATCCCAGTCCCCAATCCCCAATCCCCAATCCCCTAAATTCCCTGCCAAACCAAATAAGAAATTGTTAACCCAATAGCAACTAATGCCACCCAAATAAAGCGATTATCTTTAGTATTGACCTGACTTAGATCAACAAACTCTTTTTCTGGTGGTTTACGTTGAGTAGATGGGCGCGGTTTGGGTGCTATGCGGATTTTGGCTTCATTATCTGATATTGCTGCCAAATCGGGAATTTCCGTCATCCAATTACTCGGTCTTTTCAGTTTTGGTGCTTGCAGGATGTAAACTAACCTGCGTGCTTGATCGCGGGTTTCTGAGTGGGGATGACGACGGAGTTGTTGACACAGTGCGATCGCATCTTCTGTACGTCCGGCTGCTTCATAGGCTGTCACTAACCAAATCTCTACTTCACCCCCTAAACGGGAATTACGTTCTAATAAATCCCTGGCTTTCTCTAGATTTTCTACAGATTCCCGATATTTGCCATTTTCAAAAGCAATTTTACCGGCTTGGTATCTAGTTTTAGCTAGTTCTAAACTTTCTGTATTCACCACGATTTACCCACCAATCAGCACTGCTTTTATTTTGCCAAGTGTCCTAATCTTCTTGGAATCTTTATTAAAGCTCGGCAATTTTCGACTCAATAAACTTTTAAAATTCTATCTAAGTAAATGCCGTTATTTTCTTAATAAAAATTGAGATTCTCAAAATTAGGTCAGTAAATATGCTGAAACTTAAGTATTCTCTAGGTTGTTTGGGTACAGGGTTGGTTTTCGGACTGATTAACGCCACAATTAGCCCAGTATCGGCGCAACAAGTATTTGTGATTGATGGGAATAACTCTTTTGGATATAGCCAGACAACTTCAGATGGTTATTTCACCTATGGCAGTCCCTTACCCAACCGGATACCTGTACATCCCAGAATAATAAACGTACATCCCCGAACAATCAATGTACAGCCTAGAAGTATCGGCAATTATTACCCTTATCCTCCAGTCAGACAGCAAGTAATTAATGATACTACGCTGTTTAATCCTACCTTAGTAAATCCCATCATCAATAATTCCACACTAGTAAATCCAGTGATCATTAATAACTCTTGGCACCGTACACCAATCAGGCGATCGCGTGTGATTATCTATCCAGGATGGAAAAGATAGGGCATGGGGCATGGGGCATTGGGCATGGGAAACAGGTGTAAATATCTCTCCTACACCCTTATACCCCTACACCCCTACACCCCTACACCCTTACCCCTTTCTAAATCAACGAACCTAAAATCATCGTCCCAATCCCGACATCGGTGAAGATTTCCAGTAGTAGGGCGTGGGGGATGCGGCCGTCGATGATGTGGGCGGCGCGGACACCTTGGGCTAGCGATCGCACACAGCAATTGACTTTGGGGATCATCCCACCACTCACCACACCACTAGCAATCAAATCTCGTGCTTCCCGAATATCAACTTTGGGAATTAAGGTGGAGGGGTCTTTGTAATCTTTCAAAATCCCTCTGGTATCTGTCAATAAAATCAATTTTTCTGCCCCTAGCGCGGCAGCAATTTCTCCTGCTACTGTATCCGCATTAATGTTATATGCTTGTCCCGTTTCATCGGCGGCGACGCTAGAGACTACGGGAATATAACCATTACTCGCCAGGGTTTCTAAAATTTTGATATTAACGTTACTGACTTCACCGACAAAGCCAATACCTTCTTGACCTTGGGGACGGGCAGTAATCAAGTTACCATCTTTACCACATAGCCCTACAGCTAAACCGCCAGCTTGGTTAATTAAGGCGACAATCTCTTTATTAACGCGTCCTACCAACACCATTTCCACAACATCCATTGTGGGGGCATCGGTAACACGTAGACCATTCTTAAATTGTGCTTCAATACCCAGTTTATCCAACCAGCTGTTAATTTCCGGGCCGCCACCGTGGACTAAAATTGGTCGCAAGCCAACGCAGGATAAAAAGACAATATCCCGGATCACTTGGTCTTTAAGGGTACTGTCTTTCATTGCCGCACCACCATATTTAACAACAACAGTGCGACCGGCGAATTGTTGAATATAAGGTAGTGCTTCGCTGAGAACACGCACCCGTGTGGCTTCAGTTTGCCTGATGTACTCAGTATCGTTGACCATCGTGAATAGATGTTGAGACTTACATATTTATGCAAGTCAGTGTAGAAGACTTTTTACCCAGCCACAATGTCTTATTACATATCTTTTTTAACTGGGCATTGGGGATTGGGCATGGGGCATGGGGCATTAATCTGTTCCCTGTTCCCTGTTCCCTAATGAGTGCTGAGTAATGAGTAATGAGTAATGAGTGCTGAGTGCTGACTAATGACTGATGACTAATGACTAATGACTAATGACTATTGACTATTGACTATTGACTATTCCTCAACACACTAGGAATCGCTGCCATAATTTTGTCTACTGTTTGTTCTGGTGTTTCTTCCTCGGTGATGGTAATTCTGAGATCAGCTTGGGCGTAAAGGGGTGTGCGTTGTTCCAGAAGCGATCGCAGTTTACCTTGAGGATCAGGGTCTTGTAGCAATGGTCTTGTGCTATCCTCAGCTAAACGGGTATACAGTAAATCTACTGGCGCATCTAACCACACAATTAAACCGTGGTGTAAGTAACTCCAATTTTCTCGTTTGAGAACAATACCCCCGCCTGTGGCGACAGTCAATTTGGTATAAGCGCAAACTTGCCCTAACACATCACTTTCCAGTTGCCGAAATGCTGCTTCTCCTTCCTCTGCAAATATCTGATTAATCGATTTTTTGGCGGACTGGGCAATCACATTATCAGTATCAATAAATCCATAGCCTAGTTGTTTGGCGAGTAATTGCCCGACAGTGCTTTTCCCAGCCCCCATCATGCCAATTAAGTACAGATTAACTCCTTGTAACAAACTACTCACGCTAATTTAAAACTCCAGTTTCAGACTGCTTTTTCCTGTATGATTTTGGTTGTGTGCTGTCAACAGCGTCTGCATTAATAAGCAATCTTCTTTTGCAGCACGTAATTTCAAATTTTCCTCTATTAACCGTTCAGTTGTATACTCAGTTAAGGCTGGATTTGGTGAAAATCTACCTGCTTGCTGTTCAATTAAAGAACGTTTTTGTAATAAATCTACAGCATCCAAAATTAATCTCTGGGAAAGTCTTGGTGATAATCCTGGTATGATGTTGTCTTTTAGCTCACTCAGTGAAACCCAATCTTGATTGATTGCTAACCAATACAGAACATTTTTTTCGAGTTGCGACAAGCGATTGAATTGCTGCTCTAAAATTAAACGCAAGTCTCCAAAAATAATGGTGCGTTGGCTGATAAACTCACTAATGTTACCACCAAATAAGTCTTGAATAGCTGTGGCTGCCAATTGTAAAAATAACGGATTACCTGCATACCAATCAGCTAGTATTTGAGACTCTTTCTCTGTTAGTTGACTCAATCCCTTAGATTGGAGGATTGAGAAGCTGGCTTTTTTGCCCAATCCTGTTAGTTTCCATGAACGCACGGGTAAATTTTGCCCCTCTAAGGCTGTGATTTCTGGTGTTTTTTCGCGACTAGTCAAGATGACACAACTTTGATGTTGCGATTCTCCTAAACGTTGAATTAATTCCTGATAAATTTCATAGTCTGGATGATATTTGATGGGCGATATTAAAGAATTCAAATCAGCGTTTTCTGAATTAGAGTTACTGTTTTGATTGTCTTGATGATTACTAACTAATATCGAGTCAAAACTATCTAAAACGATTAAACAACGGGTAGAACGTAAACAATCTATCAGTAGAGATATTTTCTCATCTACTGTGTCAGCAGTTTTATCCTGTTGATCTGGAGATAAAACCGCAATCAGTTGCTCTAATATCTTCTCTAGGGTAGGTGCAAGACGTAGCGATCGCCAGATAATATACTCGAAGTCTGATTGTAGCTCTTGTGCTAGCTTCACGGAAAAAGCAGTTTTCCCAATACCAGCCATGCCCAAGAGTAGCACTAGTCGGCAATTATCTTCTAAAACCCACTGTTTAATTTTTCCTAGTTCTGTCGTTCTCCCTTGAAAATTACTGACATCAACAGCAGCACCCCAATCCATGAGGGCTGTATGTTTAAATTTAACTAAGTTATTTTCTGGTTCTTTGATAGTTTTTCCATTGCCATTAATGGATTGTAATTGCAACTTATCTTTTTTATACCCTGCTTTTTCCAGTAAATAAGTTACACGACTCCAATTTTTGACTTTAACGGAGTTTCCAGCTTGATTACTTAACATTTCTTCTATATATTTGTAGAGTCCGTTAGATAAATAAACTCTCACGGTGCTACTACTACGACTTTGATACACCACACTAGCAATTTCTGCCGGACTACATCCACAAAGTAAGCCTCTGAGAAATTTTTTTTCTACAGGAGTTAATGCCTTACCTTTAGTTGATGCTAAATCGATGTATAGTTTTTCTAACTCCCAATTCTTTCCCGCTTCTAGAAATACCTCTATTTGATTGGCATCAAATGTTGTCATTACTGTTCGCTATGTATTTAATATAACCTTGGCAATATATTAGCGACTCTTCCATAAAGCCAGAATAAATCAGAGATAAATTTCTAACGAATTTCCTAACTTTTGTTAGGTGACTAAGCAGTTATTTATTAGGTATCGTTGGCTTAATAGAAAATTTATAAAGTTTATTTGAAACTTTAAGTGAAACACTGCCGTCATACTTAATTACCGTTGCTCTATCTTTTCACAGAATGTTTCACTGGTACATTTTACTGAGTTACTTACAGTACAAAATCAAGAAGTTACACCCAAGTGAAAAAGCATGATTCCTAAATGGTAAAAATCCCAGGATTTATCAGTGGAAT contains:
- a CDS encoding shikimate kinase, producing the protein MSSLLQGVNLYLIGMMGAGKSTVGQLLAKQLGYGFIDTDNVIAQSAKKSINQIFAEEGEAAFRQLESDVLGQVCAYTKLTVATGGGIVLKRENWSYLHHGLIVWLDAPVDLLYTRLAEDSTRPLLQDPDPQGKLRSLLEQRTPLYAQADLRITITEEETPEQTVDKIMAAIPSVLRNSQ
- the argB gene encoding acetylglutamate kinase, whose translation is MVNDTEYIRQTEATRVRVLSEALPYIQQFAGRTVVVKYGGAAMKDSTLKDQVIRDIVFLSCVGLRPILVHGGGPEINSWLDKLGIEAQFKNGLRVTDAPTMDVVEMVLVGRVNKEIVALINQAGGLAVGLCGKDGNLITARPQGQEGIGFVGEVSNVNIKILETLASNGYIPVVSSVAADETGQAYNINADTVAGEIAAALGAEKLILLTDTRGILKDYKDPSTLIPKVDIREARDLIASGVVSGGMIPKVNCCVRSLAQGVRAAHIIDGRIPHALLLEIFTDVGIGTMILGSLI
- a CDS encoding NB-ARC domain-containing protein produces the protein MTTFDANQIEVFLEAGKNWELEKLYIDLASTKGKALTPVEKKFLRGLLCGCSPAEIASVVYQSRSSSTVRVYLSNGLYKYIEEMLSNQAGNSVKVKNWSRVTYLLEKAGYKKDKLQLQSINGNGKTIKEPENNLVKFKHTALMDWGAAVDVSNFQGRTTELGKIKQWVLEDNCRLVLLLGMAGIGKTAFSVKLAQELQSDFEYIIWRSLRLAPTLEKILEQLIAVLSPDQQDKTADTVDEKISLLIDCLRSTRCLIVLDSFDSILVSNHQDNQNSNSNSENADLNSLISPIKYHPDYEIYQELIQRLGESQHQSCVILTSREKTPEITALEGQNLPVRSWKLTGLGKKASFSILQSKGLSQLTEKESQILADWYAGNPLFLQLAATAIQDLFGGNISEFISQRTIIFGDLRLILEQQFNRLSQLEKNVLYWLAINQDWVSLSELKDNIIPGLSPRLSQRLILDAVDLLQKRSLIEQQAGRFSPNPALTEYTTERLIEENLKLRAAKEDCLLMQTLLTAHNQNHTGKSSLKLEF
- a CDS encoding tetratricopeptide repeat protein; its protein translation is MNTESLELAKTRYQAGKIAFENGKYRESVENLEKARDLLERNSRLGGEVEIWLVTAYEAAGRTEDAIALCQQLRRHPHSETRDQARRLVYILQAPKLKRPSNWMTEIPDLAAISDNEAKIRIAPKPRPSTQRKPPEKEFVDLSQVNTKDNRFIWVALVAIGLTISYLVWQGI